A section of the Akkermansia muciniphila genome encodes:
- a CDS encoding uracil-DNA glycosylase — protein MTATPKSLFRHYLDSLIQRGTTRASLTDEARNVLRTWYVAAKQGGRPAVAATPAAPAAAPAPPEPAAQPEPAAAPAPSVTPELLPESREPASAVALPEGTMEDKLQYLRNLAQNWQPARELNSLRDTMVFATGNPHTELMLIGEAPGYYEEVQQEPFVGRAGEKLNQILKAMGLSRDMVYISNIVKFRPALPNQRTNNRAPTPEEIEACLPIIMHEIQVIQPKMIVALGGTAAVGLLGIQGSVSSMRGRFHDLNGIPVRVTYHPSYLLRSDNPREKRKVWEDMLAVMERMGMPVSEKQRGYFLPKE, from the coding sequence ATGACTGCCACGCCTAAGAGCCTTTTCCGCCACTATCTCGACTCCCTGATTCAACGGGGGACGACACGCGCCAGCCTGACGGATGAAGCCAGAAACGTTCTGCGGACATGGTACGTGGCCGCTAAACAGGGAGGACGCCCGGCCGTTGCGGCAACGCCAGCCGCACCCGCAGCCGCTCCGGCGCCTCCGGAGCCGGCGGCGCAACCGGAACCCGCCGCGGCGCCCGCGCCTTCCGTAACCCCGGAACTCCTGCCGGAAAGCCGGGAACCGGCCTCTGCCGTAGCGCTCCCGGAGGGGACGATGGAAGACAAGCTGCAGTACCTCCGGAACCTGGCGCAGAACTGGCAGCCGGCCAGGGAACTCAACTCCCTGCGCGACACCATGGTCTTTGCCACGGGCAATCCCCATACGGAGCTCATGCTCATCGGTGAAGCGCCGGGATATTATGAAGAAGTGCAGCAGGAGCCCTTTGTGGGCCGCGCCGGGGAAAAACTTAACCAGATATTGAAAGCCATGGGGCTCTCCAGGGACATGGTTTACATCTCCAACATCGTTAAATTCCGCCCTGCCCTCCCCAACCAGCGAACCAACAACCGCGCCCCCACGCCGGAAGAAATTGAAGCCTGCCTGCCCATCATCATGCATGAAATCCAGGTCATCCAGCCGAAGATGATCGTCGCCCTGGGCGGAACCGCCGCCGTAGGCCTGCTGGGCATTCAGGGTTCCGTGAGCTCCATGCGCGGCAGATTCCACGACCTCAACGGCATTCCCGTGCGCGTCACCTACCATCCCAGCTACCTGCTGAGATCAGACAATCCCCGGGAAAAACGCAAGGTCTGGGAGGATATGCTGGCCGTCATGGAACGCATGGGCATGCCCGTCTCTGAAAAACAGCGCGGCTACTTTCTGCCCAAAGAATAG
- the thiH gene encoding 2-iminoacetate synthase ThiH, which translates to MSFSEELNGLMDRPSSLVRRFMALLEPADDARLEAMAQESRRLTRLHFGRTIRLFAPIYLSNECINNCKYCGFSRDNPIIRTTLTVDEVVQEARYLHGLGLRSILLVAGEHPKFVSDGYMQECLDALHTFIPSLGLEIGPLPDDRYAEIVHHGAEQLAVYQETYNREVYETLHTAGMKKNFNWRLDCPERAYQGGFRRIQIGALFGLSPWRREAMALATHLDYLQKHCWKSALSVAFPRMRPYAGNYEYEPDPELMLDDRNFVQLMAALRICFPRIGMSVSTREPAPMRNALMHLGMTHMSAIARTEPGGYTGAGTASAHLTVRGNQVDLPEDRKGRCKATEQFEISDQRTPEQVVGAIRSAGLEPVWKDWDAALDVV; encoded by the coding sequence ATGTCTTTTTCTGAAGAATTAAATGGTCTGATGGACCGGCCCTCTTCCCTGGTCCGCCGTTTCATGGCATTGCTGGAACCTGCGGACGACGCGCGGCTGGAGGCGATGGCGCAGGAAAGCCGCCGCCTGACGCGCCTGCATTTCGGCCGCACCATCCGCCTGTTCGCCCCCATTTACCTGTCCAACGAATGCATCAATAATTGCAAGTACTGCGGTTTTTCACGGGATAATCCCATCATCCGCACCACTCTCACGGTGGATGAAGTGGTGCAGGAGGCCCGCTATCTGCACGGGCTGGGCCTGCGCAGCATTCTGCTGGTGGCCGGGGAGCATCCCAAGTTCGTTTCTGACGGGTACATGCAGGAGTGCCTGGACGCGCTGCATACCTTTATTCCGTCCCTGGGGCTGGAAATAGGGCCGCTCCCGGATGACCGCTATGCGGAGATCGTCCACCACGGGGCGGAACAACTGGCCGTTTACCAGGAAACTTACAACCGGGAGGTGTATGAAACCCTGCACACGGCGGGCATGAAGAAGAATTTCAACTGGAGGCTGGATTGTCCGGAACGCGCCTACCAGGGCGGCTTCCGCCGCATCCAGATAGGCGCCTTGTTCGGGCTGTCCCCCTGGCGGAGGGAGGCCATGGCGCTGGCCACCCATCTGGATTATTTGCAGAAACATTGCTGGAAGTCCGCTCTTTCCGTGGCTTTCCCGCGCATGCGGCCCTACGCCGGAAATTACGAGTATGAACCGGATCCGGAACTGATGCTGGATGACCGGAACTTTGTCCAGTTGATGGCCGCCCTCCGCATCTGCTTCCCCAGGATCGGCATGTCCGTAAGCACCCGTGAACCTGCTCCCATGAGGAACGCCCTCATGCATCTGGGCATGACCCACATGTCCGCCATTGCCCGCACGGAGCCCGGAGGCTACACGGGGGCGGGAACGGCCAGCGCCCATTTGACGGTGCGGGGCAACCAGGTGGATCTTCCGGAAGACAGGAAAGGCCGCTGCAAGGCTACGGAACAGTTTGAAATTTCCGACCAGCGCACTCCGGAACAGGTGGTAGGCGCCATCCGGAGCGCGGGCCTGGAGCCTGTCTGGAAGGACTGGGACGCCGCGCTGGATGTGGTGTAA